The Methylocystis sp. ATCC 49242 region CCGCGGGCGTTGCGGATGGTGGCGACGTGATCGACGTTGACGCCGAGACGGAGGGATTTGGTGTTCATGCGGCTTTCTTAGCGCGCGCGGGGGGCGATTGCCATTGGGGCGGGCGGCGGACGCCAGGCTTTCCGCAGGAAGTCTTGTACAAGAAAAGTCTACAGAAATCAGGAGCATGATCCTGGCGCAAATCTCGATTTACACAAATTTCCATGAATCAATGTGGGGATTGGTCATAGAGTCGTATTCGCTGGTAAATAAATATAATGTATAAATCGGCCTTACTTGGGATAAACTTAATCTTTGCAATAAGGAGTTGGTAAATGAAAGCTCGAGGTCTCGCGGCTTCTTTAGCCGTGACTGTCATGCTTTTCGCAGGCGCGGCGTTTGCGAAAGTTCCCTATTTCGCCGCCAAATGCCCAACGGACATCTCCGTCGAAACCGACCGGGCCGGCCGCGCTTATCTGAACGGAAAAAGAGCGACGGTCCGCTCGAAGAACGCGAATTATTCCGAGATCGTAGGGGGCGGCGTCACCATCAGCGTTGCGCGGGATTCGGGTTCGCTGATCGTCTCCTATACCGGGCCGCACAGAGCCAATGGCGTGTGCCAGGTCGTTGAACAGGAGACTGTCGAGAGCGCCCCGTCGGAGCCAGCCAGGCCGGAGTCGGCCAAGGTTTACGACGACGTGCCGAAGCGCGACAAGCAAGCCTGCCTGAAGGCGGTGAAGAAGACGACGCACAATCCGAAAGTGGTGGTGATCAGCGCCGTCTCATCGGAGGCGAACAACACCGTGACGGTCGGCGTCGGCGCGGAGAAAGCGCCGTGGCGCTGTCTCGTCAAGCGCGGCAAGGTCGCCGATGTGATGTCCCAGACAGATGAAGGCGCCCTCTGATCGACAATGCGCGGCGGCTCGATCCGCCGCGCTCCTCACCCGATCACCCGCTCCACCTTGCTCACCAGCGGGCTCGCGCGCAGCCGGGCGATGACATCCGTCAGGTGCTTCAGATCCGCCACTTCGAGATCGAAGGTCATTTCGCGGAAGTCCGGCGAATGGGCGCGGAAGCTGATGTTGTCGATATTGGCGCCCGTCTCGCCGATCAGCGTCGCGAGCGCCCCGAGCGAACCCGGCTCGTTCATCGCCGTTGCGACGATGCGCGCGGGGAAGAGTTCGCGCGTGTCGGCGTCGATGTCCCAGCGCACGTCGAGCCAGCGGTCGGGCTGGTCGTCGAAGGCGGTGAGGGATGGCGACTGGATCGGATAGATGGTGATGCCCTCGCCCGGCGTGAGAATGCCGACGATGCGGTCGCCCGGCACGGCGCCGCCCTCGGGCGCGAAGCGCACGGGCGCGTCGCCGCGCAGCCCGCGGATCGGGATGGCTCCCGGCGCGCCGTCGACGGCGTCCGGGGCCTTGAACACGACATTGGCGTTGGCCTTGACGCCGAACCAGCCCGGCTCGCCCGGCCCCATCGGCGTCGGGCCGCCTTTGCGCTCCTCGCTGAAGTCTGGATAGACGGCCTTCACCACGTCGCCGGAATAGATTTCCCCGCGCCCCACCGCCGCCAGCACATCGTCGATCGACGGCCGCGCCAGCCGCGTCAGCACGGCCTTCAGCTTGTCGTCCGAATAGGCGCGGCCCGCGCGCTCGAAGGCCCGCTCGATGATCTGCCGGCCAAGCCCCGCATATTGCTGGCGCACGGCCTCGCGCGTGGCGCGGCGTATGGCGGCGCGCGCCTTGCCGGTGACCACCGCGGCCTCCCACGCCGCCGGCGGAACATGCCCGTCGGCGCGGATGATCTCGACCTCGTCGCCGTTCTGCAAAGGCGACAGGACCGGCGCGACGCGGCCGTTGATCTTGGCGCCCACCGCCGAATTGCCGAGCTTGGTGTGCACGGCGTAGGCGAAATCGATCGGCGTCGCGCCGCGCGGCAGGGCGATCAGCCCGCCCTTGGGCGTGAAGCAGAAGACCTGATCCTGGAACAATTCGAGCCGCGTGTGCTCCAGAAACTCCTCGGGATGGCTGTCGCCATGGGCGAGCAGCTCCAGCGTCTCCTGCAGCCAGCGGAAGGCGCGGCTTTCCTTCGCCAGCTCCTCGCGGCCTTCTTCGCCGGTCGCGTCCTTGTAGAGCGCATGGGCGGCGATGCCGAAGCGTGCGATCTCGTGCATCTCCGCCGTCCGGATCTGCAGTTCGACGCGCTGATGGCCGGGGCCGATGACAGTGGTGTGGATCGAGCGATAGTCGTTCTGCTTGGGCGTCGAGATGTAGTCCTTGAAGCGCCCCGGAACATTCGGCCATTTGGTGTGAATGACGCCGAGCGCGCGATAGCAGTCCTCCACCGCGCCGACGATGATGCGGAAACCGAAAATATCCGAGAGCTGCTCGAAGGAGACGGATTTGCGCTCCATCTTGCGCCACACGGAATAAGGCGTCTTCTGCCGCCCGGTGACCGCCGCCTCTATTCCGCGCCTCGAAAATTCCTTTGTCAGCTCGTCTTCGATGCGCTTGATGATGCGGCCGTTCTTCGTGCGCAGATCATGCAGCCGCTCTTCGATCGTCTGATAGGCCTCGGGCATCAGATGGCGAAAGGCGAGGCCTTCCAGCTCCTCGCGCAGGCGCTGCATGCCCATGCGGCCGGCGAGCGGCGCATAGATGTCGAGCGTCTCCTGCGAGATCCGGGCGCGCTTTTCCTGCGGCACGAAATGCAGCGTGCGCATGTTGTGCAGACGGTCGGCGAGCTTTACGAGCAGCACGCGCACGTCTTCCGCGACGGCGAGGAGAAGCTTGCGGAAATTCTCTCCCTGCCGCGCCTGCTTGGAGACGAGATCCAGCTTCTCGATCTTGGTGAGGCCGTCGACGAGCTTGCCGATCTGCTCGCCGAAAAGACGATCTATCTCCTCGCGGGTCGTCTCGGTGTCTTCGATCGTGTCGTGCAGCACCGCCGCGACGATCGTCGCGTCGTCGAGCTTGAGATCGGTAAGGATCGCCGCGACTTCCAGCGGATGGGAGAAATAGGGGTCGCCCGAAGCGCGGGTCTGCTGCCCATGCGCCTTCATGGCGTAGACATAGGCCCGGTTGAGCAAATCTTCGTCGACGCGCGGATTATATTTCCGCACTCGCTCGACGAGTTCATATTGACGCATCATGCGCGACAGCCGCCGACCTGCAGCGCGGCCGGCGCCGCCGCCGCGTTCGACGCAAGCTACGCGCTACGCGACAAACGACGCCCGGCCGCTGGGAGTTTTCAACAGTGTAGACCAGCTTGGCGGCGGTCTCAAACAGGAGAAGCCGAAAACCGCGCCTCGTTGGCGAAGACGGGGCTTACTCGCCCTCGTCCTCGACCTCGGCCGGGGGCACGAGCCCTTCGAGGCCGCGCAGCAGGTCTTCCTCGGTCATGCGATCGAACTGGGCTTCGCCCTCGAAGTCGCCTGCGCCCGACGCCGGCGTCAGCGCCGGAGCGGCCTCGGCCTCGGGCTCGTCCACTTCGACATGGCGCTGCAACGAGTGGATGAAGTCTTCCGACAGATCCTCGGGAGCGAGCGCCGACTCGGCGATCTCGCGCAAGGCGACGACCGGGTTTTTGTCGCGGTCGCGCTCGACGAGAATCTGCTGGCCAGAGGAAATCAGCCGCGCCCGATGCGCCGCGAGAAGAACGAGATCGAAGCGGTTCTCGATCTTGTCAATGCAATCTTCGACGGTGACGCGCGCCATCTGATGCAGAACTCCTGTAAGGAAGGGGAATAAAGGCTGATACGCCAGAATCCCCGGTTAATCAACAGCGACGACTCAATCCAGGCATCGGGGGCCGCCTCAGCCGCGCATGACGCTTCTTTCGTAGAGAGCTCCACATATCGTAGAAAGCTCCGTACTTTTCCGGAATTTTTGAATTGATTTTAAGCGCTGCAAGGATTTAGATAGGTTGATCTCGGAGAAACTTTGTTAAAATTATTGTCAACGGCAATTGCCGCGCTTGACCTGTCGCATCTTCGGGGCAATCTATCCGTATAACAGGTTAGGCGACGATGCGCCTGCAAGCGTGCGAGTTTTGGCCGGAATTGTCAACTCTCCTTCAGATTGCAAGTGCGCGCCCATCAAAACGCAAGAATTGAATCGGGCGAGAGAGCCGAACGTAGGAAGAAGGCAAGACGACCCTGCGAACGCCGCTGTGGGTTGACGGCGTTATTTAAAAGTCGTCATGTCATCTCAGCATAAAC contains the following coding sequences:
- a CDS encoding bifunctional (p)ppGpp synthetase/guanosine-3',5'-bis(diphosphate) 3'-pyrophosphohydrolase — translated: MMRQYELVERVRKYNPRVDEDLLNRAYVYAMKAHGQQTRASGDPYFSHPLEVAAILTDLKLDDATIVAAVLHDTIEDTETTREEIDRLFGEQIGKLVDGLTKIEKLDLVSKQARQGENFRKLLLAVAEDVRVLLVKLADRLHNMRTLHFVPQEKRARISQETLDIYAPLAGRMGMQRLREELEGLAFRHLMPEAYQTIEERLHDLRTKNGRIIKRIEDELTKEFSRRGIEAAVTGRQKTPYSVWRKMERKSVSFEQLSDIFGFRIIVGAVEDCYRALGVIHTKWPNVPGRFKDYISTPKQNDYRSIHTTVIGPGHQRVELQIRTAEMHEIARFGIAAHALYKDATGEEGREELAKESRAFRWLQETLELLAHGDSHPEEFLEHTRLELFQDQVFCFTPKGGLIALPRGATPIDFAYAVHTKLGNSAVGAKINGRVAPVLSPLQNGDEVEIIRADGHVPPAAWEAAVVTGKARAAIRRATREAVRQQYAGLGRQIIERAFERAGRAYSDDKLKAVLTRLARPSIDDVLAAVGRGEIYSGDVVKAVYPDFSEERKGGPTPMGPGEPGWFGVKANANVVFKAPDAVDGAPGAIPIRGLRGDAPVRFAPEGGAVPGDRIVGILTPGEGITIYPIQSPSLTAFDDQPDRWLDVRWDIDADTRELFPARIVATAMNEPGSLGALATLIGETGANIDNISFRAHSPDFREMTFDLEVADLKHLTDVIARLRASPLVSKVERVIG
- the rpoZ gene encoding DNA-directed RNA polymerase subunit omega, yielding MARVTVEDCIDKIENRFDLVLLAAHRARLISSGQQILVERDRDKNPVVALREIAESALAPEDLSEDFIHSLQRHVEVDEPEAEAAPALTPASGAGDFEGEAQFDRMTEEDLLRGLEGLVPPAEVEDEGE